AAGATGCCTGGTGGCATTTGCTTTCTTTCTTGATATTTTTGAAAACAGATGCCGTTTTATTGCTATTGACGGAGAACATGAGGCAGAGATCCATGATGGGATTGTCAAATTAAAAATGATTGATGTTGATACCATTTCCATGGAAGGCGAAGCTCACGTAATGAATACAGGTTCACCCCATTATGTAAAATATGTTAAGGATCTGGTAAACTACAATGTCTTTGCAGAAGGACACGGAATCAGGAATTCTGAAAACCATAAGGAACAAGGGATCAATGTCAACTTTGTAGAGAAAATATCGGATGATGAAATTTTCGTAAGGACCTATGAGCGTGGGGTTGAAGATGAAACCTACAGCTGCGGGACAGGTGTTACGGCTTCGGCTTTAACTTTTCTGCAAAAAGGACATCTAACCTCAGTAAAAGTAAAAACCCTGGGAGGGAGTCTTAAAGTATATGCTGAAAAAAACGGGGATTCTTTCATGCATATTTGGCTGGAGGGCCCGGCAAAGCAGGTTTTTAAAGGAAAAATCAACCTTATTAATTAATAATAACTTTAATCATAGTACATGAAAAAAGCTATCCTCATTATTATCCTTCTTGTTTTTGTGATAGGCGGATTTTTCGGTTTGAGATTGTATACCAAATACTTCGGGAATAATATTGAAAAAGACGGTTACGTGCTGATTCCCCATAGTGCAGGGTTTAAACAGATCCTGGATTCAGCGGCGAAATATGTTGACGATAAAGAATCTTTTGAAGCGGTTGCCCGGGAGAAGGATCTCGAAAACAGTTTTAAAGCGGGACGTTATCATTTTCAGAAAGGCCTCGGTAATGCAAAACTTGTGAATATGATCAAGGCCGGCAACCAGACGGAGAACAGCTTCAGGATCGGCGATTTCGGGGATGTTTACCAAATGCTGGGTAAAGTGACCAGAAAAACAGAACTGGATTCTTTGAAGTTCCTGGACGGACTCAATACCATTGCAGCCGAAAAAGGTTATAATAATGCAGAAGACCTTAAGAAATATTTCTTTATCGATACCTATAATTTTTTCTGGACTGTAAGCCCAAAAGATTTTTTCAACAGGTTCAATGACCAGTATAACGAATTCTGGAATGCTGAAAGAAAAGCAAAGGAAGAACAGACAGGGTTAACAAGGGATCAGGTGTATGCACTTGCGTCTATTGTGTATAAAGAATCCGGAGGGAAAAAAGATGAAATGAGAACCATCGCCGGCCTGTACCTGAACCGGTACAGAAAAGGAATGAAATTACAATCTGACCCAACGGTCATTTATGCCATTAACAAGCAGACCAACTTCAAAGAACCGATTAAACGTGTGTTCTACAAACATCTTTCAACCCCGTCACCGTACAATACCTATGCTAATAAAGGAATTCCGCCGGGGCCGATCTGCATCGTGGATAAAA
The sequence above is a segment of the Chryseobacterium sp. JJR-5R genome. Coding sequences within it:
- the dapF gene encoding diaminopimelate epimerase, which encodes MRAENIEFYKYQGTGNDFVMIDNRDLQFPKNKEIIEKLCDRRFGVGADGLILLENDPSYDFKMVYYNADGGESTMCGNGGRCLVAFAFFLDIFENRCRFIAIDGEHEAEIHDGIVKLKMIDVDTISMEGEAHVMNTGSPHYVKYVKDLVNYNVFAEGHGIRNSENHKEQGINVNFVEKISDDEIFVRTYERGVEDETYSCGTGVTASALTFLQKGHLTSVKVKTLGGSLKVYAEKNGDSFMHIWLEGPAKQVFKGKINLIN
- the mltG gene encoding endolytic transglycosylase MltG; its protein translation is MKKAILIIILLVFVIGGFFGLRLYTKYFGNNIEKDGYVLIPHSAGFKQILDSAAKYVDDKESFEAVAREKDLENSFKAGRYHFQKGLGNAKLVNMIKAGNQTENSFRIGDFGDVYQMLGKVTRKTELDSLKFLDGLNTIAAEKGYNNAEDLKKYFFIDTYNFFWTVSPKDFFNRFNDQYNEFWNAERKAKEEQTGLTRDQVYALASIVYKESGGKKDEMRTIAGLYLNRYRKGMKLQSDPTVIYAINKQTNFKEPIKRVFYKHLSTPSPYNTYANKGIPPGPICIVDKNSVDAVLNAEKNDYIFMCADPARFGYHKFTASAEQHAINAKAYQDWLNSKNIK